A genome region from Microcella alkaliphila includes the following:
- a CDS encoding PucR family transcriptional regulator, producing MPITLTSMLERRELGLTTVWADDGAAARPWSWVHSSDLADPSPFLSRGDALLTTGTQWRDDADIAPWVERLATVGVPAIGFGTEVFRDGTPDALTAACRAHAIALFEVPYRTPFIAVIRTVADLDASERFARVRFTLDAQRAIALAALRPDGLAAALTELEHRVGGPVALIGSDGRVAVGHRPGRVALDTARRMLADGRRAAVVIDEVTLQTIGRPDALRGVLAVGGAGHDDATRAVVTSVVAMVGLALEQERRLARTLDDLRAELLSALVRGERELVATTLKALGGGIPDEPLAVAVIDPASGRREALLDLLGARARGEASVTGGEHPGARSREHGSERSVFHARDGARVVVLADSERIDELLPELVEQSRGTAGVVRRVRWERLEQAIDDAARAADRMAERVGADAAAPDRILDAAALRDDGMLTRLAGADARRTAEAMLAPLDSHDADSGDALVATLAAWLGADAVAEQAAAVLGVHRHTVRARVRRAEQLLGRDLGAFPARAELWAALVAAGRA from the coding sequence ATGCCGATCACGCTGACGTCGATGCTCGAGCGGCGCGAGCTCGGGCTGACCACCGTTTGGGCTGACGACGGGGCCGCGGCCCGCCCGTGGAGCTGGGTGCACTCGAGCGACCTCGCCGACCCGTCCCCTTTCCTCTCCCGCGGCGACGCGCTCTTGACCACCGGCACGCAGTGGCGCGACGACGCCGACATCGCCCCCTGGGTCGAGCGCCTGGCCACGGTCGGGGTTCCGGCGATCGGCTTCGGCACGGAGGTGTTCCGGGACGGCACACCCGACGCTCTCACCGCCGCGTGCCGGGCGCACGCGATCGCCCTGTTCGAGGTGCCATACCGCACGCCGTTCATCGCCGTCATCCGCACGGTCGCCGACCTCGACGCGAGCGAACGCTTCGCCCGCGTGCGCTTCACCCTCGACGCGCAGCGCGCCATCGCCCTCGCGGCCCTGCGGCCCGACGGCCTCGCCGCCGCCCTCACCGAGCTGGAGCACCGCGTCGGCGGCCCCGTCGCTCTCATCGGCAGCGACGGCCGCGTCGCTGTCGGCCACCGGCCCGGCCGCGTCGCCCTCGACACCGCGCGACGGATGCTCGCCGACGGTCGTCGCGCGGCCGTCGTCATCGACGAGGTCACCCTGCAAACCATCGGACGACCCGATGCGCTGCGCGGCGTGCTCGCTGTCGGCGGCGCCGGCCACGACGACGCCACCCGCGCCGTCGTCACGAGCGTCGTCGCCATGGTCGGCCTCGCCCTCGAGCAGGAGCGGCGACTCGCCCGCACCCTCGACGACCTGCGCGCCGAGCTGCTGTCGGCCCTCGTGCGCGGCGAGCGCGAGCTGGTCGCCACTACGCTCAAGGCACTCGGCGGCGGCATCCCCGACGAGCCGCTCGCGGTAGCCGTGATCGATCCGGCATCGGGTCGACGGGAGGCGCTGCTCGACCTACTGGGCGCGCGGGCTCGCGGGGAGGCGTCGGTGACGGGGGGCGAGCATCCAGGGGCTCGGAGCCGCGAGCACGGAAGCGAGCGCTCGGTGTTTCACGCCCGCGACGGGGCGCGCGTCGTCGTGCTCGCCGACAGCGAGCGCATCGACGAACTGCTGCCGGAGCTCGTCGAGCAGTCGCGCGGCACGGCCGGTGTTGTGCGACGCGTGCGCTGGGAGCGCCTTGAGCAGGCCATCGATGACGCGGCGCGAGCCGCCGACCGCATGGCCGAGCGGGTCGGCGCGGACGCGGCCGCCCCTGACCGCATCCTGGACGCGGCGGCGCTGCGCGACGACGGCATGCTCACGCGGCTCGCGGGGGCGGATGCGCGGCGCACCGCCGAGGCGATGCTCGCGCCGCTCGATAGCCACGACGCCGACAGCGGGGATGCTCTGGTCGCCACACTCGCGGCATGGCTCGGTGCCGACGCCGTCGCCGAGCAGGCCGCCGCGGTGTTGGGCGTGCACCGTCACACCGTGCGGGCCCGGGTGCGGCGGGCCGAGCAGTTGCTCGGGCGCGACCTCGGGGCCTTTCCGGCGCGGGCTGAACTGTGGGCCGCGCTGGTCGCGGCCGGGCGGGCCTAG
- the gabT gene encoding 4-aminobutyrate--2-oxoglutarate transaminase, translating to MSMTTAGPTVTGGPSLPQERRLVTAIPGPKSQQLIERKNAAVSASVGTMMPVYAVAGGGGVIVDVDGNSLIDMGSGIAVTNVGNADPHVAQAVIEQVQRFTHTCFMVTPYDGYVELAEKLNEITPGDHAKRTALFNSGAEAVENAIKIARYYTGKSAVVAFDHGYHGRTNLTMALTAKAMPYKSGFGPFAPDVYRAPMSYPFRDGLSGEEAAARAIHTMEKQIGADRLAAIIIEPIQGEGGFIVPAKGFLPALQKWANENNVVFIADEVQTGFARTGQMFASEDEGIVPDMMTLAKGIAGGLPLAAVVGRQDIMDAPHVGGLGGTYGGNPIATAAALGALKAYEEGNLLERAHEIGAILQAELTAMKSRDPRVGDVRGRGAMMAIELIDADGKPDAALTQRVAKACHAAGVIVLTCGTDGNVFRLLPPLSITDELLREGLTVIADALAAN from the coding sequence ATGAGCATGACCACTGCAGGCCCCACCGTCACCGGCGGCCCGTCGCTTCCGCAGGAGCGTCGCCTCGTCACGGCGATTCCCGGCCCGAAGTCGCAGCAACTCATCGAGCGGAAGAACGCCGCCGTGTCCGCCTCGGTCGGCACGATGATGCCCGTTTACGCGGTCGCCGGCGGCGGTGGCGTCATCGTCGACGTCGACGGCAACAGCCTCATCGACATGGGCAGCGGCATCGCCGTCACCAACGTCGGCAACGCCGACCCGCACGTCGCCCAGGCCGTCATCGAGCAGGTGCAGCGCTTCACCCACACCTGCTTCATGGTGACCCCCTACGACGGCTACGTCGAGCTCGCCGAAAAGCTCAACGAAATCACCCCCGGCGACCACGCCAAGCGCACGGCTCTGTTCAACTCGGGCGCGGAGGCCGTCGAGAACGCCATCAAGATCGCCCGCTACTACACGGGCAAGTCGGCCGTCGTCGCGTTCGACCACGGCTACCACGGCCGCACCAACCTCACCATGGCGCTCACCGCGAAGGCCATGCCCTACAAGAGCGGCTTCGGCCCGTTCGCGCCCGACGTGTACCGCGCGCCGATGTCATACCCCTTCCGCGACGGACTGTCGGGTGAAGAAGCCGCGGCGCGCGCGATCCACACGATGGAGAAGCAGATCGGCGCCGACCGTCTCGCCGCGATCATCATCGAGCCCATTCAGGGTGAGGGCGGTTTCATCGTTCCCGCCAAGGGCTTCCTCCCCGCCCTGCAGAAATGGGCGAACGAGAACAACGTCGTCTTCATCGCCGACGAGGTGCAGACCGGCTTCGCCCGCACCGGCCAGATGTTCGCGTCAGAGGACGAGGGCATCGTGCCCGACATGATGACCCTCGCCAAGGGCATCGCCGGTGGCCTGCCGCTCGCTGCGGTCGTCGGCCGCCAGGACATCATGGACGCCCCGCACGTCGGCGGCCTCGGCGGCACCTACGGCGGCAACCCCATCGCCACCGCCGCCGCGCTCGGCGCGCTCAAGGCGTACGAGGAGGGCAACCTGCTCGAGCGCGCGCACGAGATCGGCGCCATTCTGCAGGCCGAGCTCACCGCCATGAAGTCGCGCGACCCCCGCGTCGGCGACGTGCGCGGACGCGGCGCCATGATGGCGATCGAGCTCATCGACGCCGACGGCAAGCCGGACGCCGCCCTCACGCAGCGCGTCGCGAAGGCCTGCCACGCGGCCGGCGTCATCGTCCTCACCTGCGGCACCGACGGCAATGTGTTCCGCCTCCTGCCGCCGCTGTCCATCACCGACGAGCTGCTGCGCGAGGGCCTTACGGTCATCGCCGACGCGCTCGCCGCGAACTGA